One Thermus sp. CCB_US3_UF1 DNA window includes the following coding sequences:
- a CDS encoding 3'-5' exonuclease — protein sequence MREAWRFLGALLLGLLLVGGTLGVGFFLLLQGEEALGRELLRVAREKLPLLLFLAFLFASVLAALLHPLFLGYLAATRALGQEAEVLLANPGHRLRLRGPFELQALAGLINRLAAEKEALEKEVAARVAEAKALLEGERQRLSALIGHLPQGVVLANPKGQVLLYNAQARRLLGEGLGAGKSLFALLDRGLLVHALALPEERFLAQGPKGPLRLQAVPLEGEGGFLVLLEEAKEAEGAEEASLHRLKDKLSGLKALVEALEGEVPPGLAPLVATAKAAAQELAGLVQGLEAQPQVAEVLAQDLLPLLAEALEREAGLSPGWSLGENAHGWAVRADTYALARGLAATLAAEEEVFLQGEREGNLFRLTLVLPHPAPEPHPLLQQAVARAGGNLWREGARLYLLLPALKAPRLPAPEGPPPRAEVFDLSLLQVPEDLEEAPLEGLLYTAFDLETTGLDPEKDAIIALGAVHLLGRRVLRQEVFEALLDPGRPIAPAATEVHGLTWEMLQGKPRLEEVLPAFRAFVEDTVLLAHNGAFDMAFLRRAGLDQPPLVDTLLLSHLLFPDLKDHRLEHLAERFGVPVLGRHTALGDALMTAEVFARMVPLLKERGYATLGAVLRACARLPLARLRY from the coding sequence ATGAGGGAGGCCTGGCGCTTTTTGGGGGCCCTGCTCCTCGGCCTCCTCCTGGTGGGGGGCACCCTAGGGGTGGGCTTCTTCCTCCTCCTCCAGGGGGAGGAAGCCCTGGGGCGGGAGCTTCTGCGGGTGGCCCGGGAAAAGCTTCCCCTCCTCCTCTTCCTGGCCTTCCTCTTCGCCTCCGTCCTGGCGGCCCTCCTCCACCCCCTCTTCCTGGGCTACCTGGCCGCCACCCGGGCCCTGGGCCAGGAGGCCGAGGTCCTCCTGGCCAACCCCGGCCACCGCCTGCGCCTCCGGGGGCCCTTTGAGCTCCAGGCCCTGGCGGGGCTCATCAACCGCCTGGCCGCGGAAAAGGAGGCCCTGGAAAAGGAGGTGGCCGCCCGGGTGGCCGAGGCCAAGGCCCTTCTGGAGGGGGAACGCCAACGGCTTTCCGCCCTCATCGGCCACCTGCCCCAAGGGGTGGTCCTGGCCAACCCCAAGGGGCAGGTCCTGCTCTACAACGCCCAGGCCCGCCGCCTCCTGGGGGAGGGGTTGGGGGCGGGCAAAAGCCTCTTCGCCCTCCTGGACCGGGGGCTTCTGGTCCACGCCCTGGCCCTCCCCGAGGAGCGCTTCCTGGCCCAGGGGCCCAAGGGGCCCTTGCGCCTGCAGGCGGTGCCCCTCGAGGGCGAAGGGGGGTTTTTGGTCCTCCTGGAGGAGGCCAAGGAAGCCGAGGGGGCGGAGGAGGCCTCCCTCCACCGCCTGAAGGACAAGCTCTCGGGGCTCAAGGCCCTGGTGGAGGCCTTGGAAGGGGAGGTCCCGCCTGGCCTTGCCCCCCTCGTGGCCACGGCCAAGGCTGCGGCCCAGGAACTGGCCGGGCTGGTGCAGGGCCTGGAAGCCCAGCCCCAGGTGGCCGAGGTTCTGGCCCAAGACCTTCTCCCCCTCCTGGCCGAGGCCCTGGAACGGGAGGCCGGCCTCTCCCCCGGCTGGTCCCTGGGGGAAAACGCCCACGGCTGGGCCGTGCGGGCCGACACCTACGCCCTGGCCCGGGGCCTGGCCGCCACCTTGGCCGCGGAGGAGGAGGTCTTCCTCCAAGGGGAACGGGAAGGAAACCTCTTCCGCCTTACCCTGGTCCTTCCCCACCCCGCCCCCGAACCCCACCCCCTGCTCCAACAGGCCGTGGCCAGGGCCGGGGGTAACCTCTGGCGGGAAGGGGCGCGCCTTTACCTCCTCCTTCCCGCCCTCAAGGCCCCCAGGCTCCCCGCCCCGGAGGGCCCTCCCCCCCGGGCCGAGGTCTTTGACCTCTCCCTTCTCCAGGTTCCCGAGGACCTGGAGGAAGCCCCCTTGGAAGGCCTCCTCTACACGGCCTTTGATCTGGAGACCACCGGCTTAGACCCGGAAAAGGACGCCATCATCGCCCTGGGGGCAGTCCACCTCCTGGGGCGGCGGGTGCTGAGGCAGGAGGTGTTTGAGGCCCTACTGGACCCGGGGCGGCCCATCGCCCCCGCCGCCACCGAGGTGCACGGCCTCACCTGGGAGATGCTCCAGGGCAAGCCAAGGCTGGAGGAGGTGCTGCCCGCCTTCCGCGCCTTCGTGGAGGACACCGTGCTCCTGGCCCACAACGGGGCCTTTGACATGGCCTTCCTGCGCCGGGCCGGCCTGGACCAGCCCCCCTTGGTGGACACCCTGCTCCTTTCCCACCTCCTCTTCCCCGACCTGAAGGACCACCGGCTGGAACACCTGGCGGAACGCTTCGGGGTCCCGGTCCTGGGGCGGCACACCGCCCTGGGGGACGCCCTCATGACCGCCGAGGTCTTCGCCCGCATGGTCCCCCTCCTCAAGGAACGGGGGTACGCCACCCTGGGGGCGGTGCTCCGGGCCTGCGCCCGGCTTCCCCTGGCCCGGCTCAGGTACTGA
- a CDS encoding response regulator transcription factor, with protein sequence MRILVVDDEESILVPLEFLLKKAGHEVDLAQTGEEALEKLQKAPYDLLVLDLMLPGLDGFAVLERLKALPQGPKVLVLTARGREADRAKALALGAAAFMAKPFGIEDLLRQVEALLEGR encoded by the coding sequence ATGAGGATCCTGGTGGTGGACGATGAGGAAAGCATCCTGGTGCCTTTGGAGTTTCTCCTGAAGAAGGCCGGGCACGAGGTGGACCTGGCCCAGACGGGGGAAGAGGCCCTGGAGAAGTTGCAGAAAGCCCCCTACGACCTTTTGGTCTTAGACCTCATGCTCCCCGGGCTGGACGGGTTTGCCGTCCTGGAGCGCCTGAAGGCCCTGCCGCAAGGCCCCAAGGTCCTGGTCCTCACCGCCCGGGGCCGGGAGGCGGACCGGGCCAAGGCCCTGGCCCTGGGGGCCGCGGCCTTCATGGCCAAGCCCTTCGGCATTGAGGACCTCCTGCGCCAGGTGGAGGCGCTCTTGGAGGGGCGATGA
- a CDS encoding ATP-binding protein — protein MSPLFLLLSLLLYLGLLFLVALLGEGRARALAQSPWAYALSLAVYATAWTFFGSVGRAATEGATFLPIYLGPTLVLLLWPFLHGRLLQLARAHRLTSWADYLYLRYGHPLLGPLAAAFLVVGLLPYLALQLKAIAQGFLFLSGEEGPLADVALLTALLLALFTVLFGTRRLDPSERHQGLVLAVAFESLVKLLALLLVGGLVLLHLGNPFPQAQGKLNPLLLPPPGLAGHLAWGSLVVLSGLAFLFLPRQFHVAVVENVDPGHLRLAAWAFPLYLLLINLPILPLALWGRLLLPGENPDLYVLALALEGGGPLLAALALLGGVSAATAMVVVEGLALSILISNHLLSPLLLRFRALGSLLLWRRLSILGVLLLAYLYFRLAGEAYALVGMGLISFVAVAQLAPPALLGLFWPGATRQGALAGLLGGMAVWAYTLFLPALARSGWLPLGFLQGPHPLLRPEGLLGVEGLDPVTHGFLASLGLNLALAVGVSLFTRKEALPGERTGEVAELSALLRRVLGPEAEEAFRKEASSLRGPQAAALAEAWLSGALGPATARLLLLSATREVPPEELVEEAARESKEVRAYARALEAARKELSEAYERLKALDQAKDELLAAVSHELKTPLTSVRALAEILEAHPDLPEGERRRFTALLAKEAARLSRLVEEVLAYTRLQAGLPLRRTPTDLRALAQEALALAAPLARERGVGMEAHLEGVEAPTDPDRVLQVLLNLLHNALRHARNRVRLELSRRGREAFFRVQDDGPGVAEGVRARVFEPFQSFSGGTGLGLFLARRLVEGLGGRIWLEEGQGGASFAFTLPLEVNHEDPGGGR, from the coding sequence ATGAGCCCCCTTTTCCTCCTCCTTTCCCTTCTCCTCTACCTGGGCCTCCTCTTCCTGGTGGCCCTCCTGGGAGAGGGAAGGGCCCGGGCCCTGGCGCAAAGCCCTTGGGCCTATGCCCTCTCCCTGGCGGTCTACGCCACCGCCTGGACCTTCTTCGGCAGCGTGGGCCGGGCGGCCACGGAAGGGGCCACCTTTTTGCCCATCTACCTGGGCCCCACCCTGGTCCTCCTGCTCTGGCCCTTCCTCCACGGAAGGCTGTTGCAACTGGCCCGGGCCCACCGCCTCACCAGCTGGGCCGACTACCTTTACCTCCGCTACGGCCACCCCCTCCTGGGCCCCTTGGCGGCGGCCTTCCTGGTGGTGGGCCTCCTCCCCTACCTGGCCCTCCAGCTCAAGGCCATCGCCCAGGGCTTCCTCTTCCTGAGCGGGGAGGAGGGCCCCCTGGCCGACGTGGCCCTCCTCACCGCCCTGCTCCTGGCCCTCTTCACCGTGCTCTTCGGCACCCGCCGCCTGGACCCCTCGGAGCGCCACCAGGGGCTGGTCCTGGCCGTGGCCTTTGAGTCCTTGGTCAAGCTTCTGGCCCTCCTCCTGGTGGGGGGGCTGGTCCTCCTCCACCTGGGCAACCCCTTCCCCCAGGCCCAAGGGAAGCTCAACCCCCTCCTCCTCCCCCCGCCGGGCCTTGCCGGCCACCTGGCCTGGGGGAGCCTGGTGGTCCTTTCCGGCCTGGCCTTCCTCTTCCTGCCCCGGCAGTTCCACGTGGCCGTGGTGGAGAACGTGGACCCGGGGCATCTGCGCCTGGCGGCCTGGGCCTTTCCCCTCTACCTCCTCCTCATCAACCTGCCCATCCTCCCCCTGGCCCTTTGGGGCCGCCTCCTCCTGCCGGGGGAAAACCCGGACCTCTACGTCCTGGCCCTGGCCCTGGAGGGGGGAGGTCCCCTCCTGGCGGCCTTGGCCCTTTTGGGAGGGGTTTCCGCGGCCACGGCCATGGTGGTGGTGGAGGGCCTGGCCCTTTCCATCCTCATCTCCAACCACCTCCTCTCCCCCCTCCTCCTGCGCTTCCGCGCCCTGGGCAGCCTCCTCCTCTGGCGGCGGCTTTCCATCCTGGGGGTGTTGCTCCTGGCCTACCTCTACTTCCGCCTGGCGGGGGAGGCCTACGCCCTGGTGGGGATGGGCCTCATCTCCTTCGTGGCCGTGGCCCAGCTGGCCCCCCCGGCCCTCCTCGGCCTCTTCTGGCCGGGGGCCACCCGGCAAGGGGCCTTGGCCGGCCTCCTGGGGGGGATGGCCGTCTGGGCCTACACCCTCTTCCTGCCCGCCCTGGCCCGCTCGGGCTGGCTTCCCTTGGGCTTCCTCCAAGGGCCCCACCCCCTTCTCCGCCCCGAGGGGCTTTTGGGGGTGGAGGGGCTAGACCCTGTGACCCACGGCTTCCTGGCCAGCCTGGGGCTGAACCTGGCCCTGGCCGTGGGGGTCTCCCTCTTCACCCGCAAGGAAGCCCTTCCCGGGGAGCGCACCGGGGAGGTGGCGGAGCTTTCCGCCCTCCTGCGCCGGGTCCTGGGCCCGGAGGCCGAGGAGGCCTTCCGCAAGGAGGCCTCGAGCCTAAGGGGCCCACAGGCCGCAGCCCTGGCGGAGGCCTGGCTCTCGGGGGCCCTGGGGCCGGCCACCGCCCGCCTCCTCCTCCTCTCCGCCACCCGGGAGGTTCCCCCGGAGGAGCTGGTGGAGGAGGCGGCCCGGGAGTCCAAAGAGGTGCGGGCCTACGCCCGGGCCCTGGAGGCGGCCCGGAAGGAGCTTTCCGAGGCCTACGAGCGGCTAAAGGCCCTGGACCAGGCCAAGGACGAGCTTCTGGCCGCGGTGTCCCACGAGCTCAAGACCCCCTTGACCTCGGTGCGAGCCCTGGCGGAGATCCTCGAGGCCCACCCCGACCTCCCCGAGGGGGAACGGCGCCGCTTCACCGCCCTTCTAGCCAAGGAGGCGGCGCGGCTTTCCCGGTTGGTGGAGGAGGTGCTGGCCTATACCCGCCTGCAGGCGGGCCTCCCCTTGCGGCGCACCCCCACGGACCTAAGGGCCCTGGCCCAGGAGGCCCTGGCCTTGGCCGCCCCCCTGGCCCGGGAACGGGGGGTCGGGATGGAGGCCCACCTGGAGGGGGTAGAGGCCCCCACCGACCCCGACCGGGTCCTCCAGGTACTCCTAAACCTCCTGCACAACGCCCTCCGCCATGCCAGAAACCGGGTGCGCCTGGAACTCTCCAGGCGGGGAAGGGAGGCCTTTTTCCGCGTCCAGGACGATGGCCCCGGGGTGGCGGAAGGGGTCCGGGCCCGGGTGTTTGAGCCCTTCCAGAGCTTCTCCGGCGGCACGGGCCTGGGGCTTTTCCTGGCCCGTAGGTTGGTGGAAGGCCTGGGGGGGAGGATCTGGCTGGAGGAAGGCCAAGGTGGGGCCAGCTTTGCCTTCACCCTGCCCTTGGAGGTGAACCATGAGGATCCTGGTGGTGGACGATGA
- a CDS encoding putative nucleotidyltransferase substrate binding domain-containing protein, with amino-acid sequence MDPRTVPPLNALPEAEREALLREAREETHPAGTRFLEQGGRPAQALFLLLEGEVALLEGEAEVGTLGPGEFFGFPSLLSGEPPALSVVARTPVRLCVFPEEAFRRLMAFAEAARFFGQGLVERIRLRAAPDVSLFAPVGRLVRRPPVFVPPSATVAEAARLMRQEGISSLLVQGEPLGILTDRDLRNRVLAQDLPPTTPVGAVMSAPLFALSATTPLYEAVAAMVERGIHHLPLTEGEKVVGVVTHTDLLLHQAQSPLLLLRRIERLELERYSAEVAGLVEGLFQRGLGGVEIGRVVASLNDALIRRLVKEAEAALGNPPVPYSFMVFGSEGRREQALLTDQDNALVLGEGGHETYFQALAERVVVGLLQAGIPECRGGYMATRWRLPLGEWMATFRRWMEAPEPQALLETQIFFDLRSAAGTLSLAPLEEVVLEGSRKGLFLYHLARASLEFRPPLGLFGRVRTEEGMLDLKRHALAPIVALARLYALMAGSLAKGTVERLRAAAAGGTLSQEGAERLEEAYRFFFGLRLGHQLRAWREGKPIGNKVAWALLSPGERRRALEGFRAIQEVQESTASRFQLR; translated from the coding sequence ATGGACCCCCGGACGGTTCCGCCCCTGAACGCCCTTCCCGAGGCTGAGCGGGAGGCTTTGCTCCGGGAAGCCCGGGAGGAAACCCACCCCGCGGGCACCCGCTTCCTGGAGCAAGGGGGAAGGCCCGCCCAGGCCCTTTTCCTCCTCCTCGAGGGGGAGGTGGCCCTCCTGGAGGGGGAGGCCGAGGTGGGCACCCTGGGGCCTGGGGAGTTCTTCGGTTTCCCCTCCCTGCTTTCCGGGGAGCCCCCGGCCTTGAGCGTGGTGGCCCGCACCCCGGTGCGGCTTTGCGTCTTTCCCGAGGAGGCCTTCCGCAGGCTCATGGCCTTTGCGGAGGCCGCCCGCTTCTTCGGTCAGGGCCTGGTGGAGCGGATAAGGCTCCGGGCAGCCCCGGACGTTTCCCTTTTCGCCCCCGTGGGGCGGCTGGTACGCCGTCCCCCGGTCTTCGTGCCCCCCTCGGCCACGGTGGCGGAGGCGGCCCGCCTCATGCGCCAGGAGGGGATCAGCAGCCTCCTGGTCCAGGGGGAACCCCTGGGGATCCTCACGGACCGGGACCTGAGGAACCGGGTTCTGGCCCAAGACCTTCCCCCCACCACCCCGGTGGGGGCAGTGATGAGCGCCCCCCTTTTCGCCCTAAGCGCCACCACCCCCCTGTACGAGGCGGTGGCGGCCATGGTGGAGCGGGGCATCCACCACCTACCCCTCACGGAGGGGGAGAAGGTGGTAGGGGTGGTGACCCACACCGACCTCCTCCTCCACCAGGCGCAAAGCCCCCTCCTCCTCCTGAGGCGGATCGAGCGCCTGGAGCTGGAGCGGTACAGCGCCGAGGTGGCGGGGCTGGTGGAGGGGCTTTTCCAGAGGGGGCTTGGGGGGGTGGAGATCGGCCGGGTGGTGGCCTCCCTGAACGACGCCCTGATCCGCCGCCTGGTCAAGGAGGCGGAGGCGGCCTTGGGGAACCCCCCGGTGCCCTACAGCTTCATGGTCTTCGGCTCGGAAGGCCGCCGGGAACAGGCCCTCCTCACCGACCAGGACAACGCCCTGGTCCTGGGGGAAGGGGGGCACGAGACCTATTTCCAGGCCCTGGCGGAGCGGGTGGTGGTGGGGCTTCTGCAGGCCGGTATCCCCGAGTGCCGGGGAGGGTACATGGCCACCCGCTGGCGGCTCCCCCTGGGGGAGTGGATGGCCACCTTCCGCAGGTGGATGGAGGCCCCGGAACCCCAGGCCCTCCTGGAAACCCAGATCTTCTTTGACCTGCGCTCCGCCGCCGGGACCCTTTCCCTGGCCCCCCTGGAGGAGGTGGTCCTCGAGGGCAGCCGCAAGGGCCTCTTCCTCTACCACCTGGCCCGGGCCAGCCTGGAGTTCCGCCCTCCCCTGGGCCTCTTTGGCCGGGTGCGCACCGAGGAGGGCATGCTGGACCTGAAGCGGCACGCCCTAGCCCCCATCGTGGCCCTGGCCCGGCTCTACGCCCTCATGGCGGGAAGCCTGGCCAAGGGGACGGTGGAGCGGCTCAGGGCGGCGGCGGCCGGGGGCACCCTAAGCCAGGAGGGGGCGGAGCGGCTGGAGGAGGCCTACCGCTTCTTCTTCGGCCTGCGCCTCGGCCACCAGCTTCGGGCCTGGCGGGAGGGCAAGCCCATCGGCAACAAGGTGGCCTGGGCCCTCCTTTCCCCCGGGGAGAGGAGGCGGGCCCTCGAGGGGTTCCGCGCCATCCAGGAAGTCCAGGAAAGCACCGCCAGCCGCTTCCAGCTGCGATGA
- a CDS encoding sodium:solute symporter family protein: MSAETWTWIIVLLTFALYIGIGYWARVRETAGFYVAGRGVPPVANGAATAADWMSAASFISMAGLISFLGFDGAVYLMGWTGGYVLLALLLAPYLRKYGKFTVPEFVGDRYYSNVARVVAVIAAIFVSFTYAVPQLRGVGIVLSRYLGVDVATGVWAAVLVTAFIAVIGGMKGITWTQVAQYTVLIIAYLITGIALANFLTGNPIPQLAFSFSDFAVRLSQLQVELGLQEYVKPFQNLSQLNVFLITLTLMVGTAGLPHVIIRFYTVPKASDARWSAGWALLFIALLYTTAPAVAVFSKYNLLNTLANKPVQEVQAIDWVQKWSKTGLLKLDDKNGDGVYQITASKDTTEITIDRDIIVLSTPEVAKLSPIVVGLVAAGGLAAALSTAAGLLIVMASAISHDLYTRIINPQASEATKLAIARVVILLVTVLAAPFGINPPAFIAQLVAFAFGLAASTFFPAILLGIFDRRMNAQGAVAGMLVGLVFTATYIVGTSYLGWPRFLFGISPEGVGTVGMLLNFLVAYLVSRATPPPPAEIQKLVDDIRVPKGAGKAVEH, translated from the coding sequence GTGAGCGCGGAAACCTGGACCTGGATCATCGTTCTCCTGACCTTCGCCCTTTACATAGGCATCGGCTACTGGGCCCGCGTGCGGGAGACCGCGGGGTTCTACGTGGCGGGGCGCGGCGTACCCCCCGTGGCCAACGGGGCCGCCACCGCCGCCGACTGGATGTCCGCCGCCAGCTTCATTTCCATGGCGGGCCTCATCTCCTTCCTGGGGTTTGACGGGGCGGTCTACCTCATGGGCTGGACAGGAGGGTACGTGCTCCTGGCCCTCCTCCTCGCCCCTTACCTGCGCAAGTACGGCAAGTTCACCGTGCCCGAGTTCGTGGGGGACCGCTACTACTCCAACGTGGCCCGGGTGGTGGCGGTGATCGCGGCCATCTTCGTCTCCTTCACCTACGCGGTGCCCCAGCTCCGCGGCGTGGGCATCGTGCTTTCCCGCTACCTGGGGGTGGACGTGGCCACCGGGGTCTGGGCCGCGGTCTTGGTCACCGCCTTCATCGCGGTGATCGGGGGGATGAAGGGCATCACCTGGACGCAGGTGGCCCAGTACACCGTGCTCATCATCGCCTACCTCATCACCGGCATCGCCCTGGCCAACTTCCTTACTGGCAACCCCATCCCCCAGCTGGCCTTCAGCTTCTCCGACTTCGCCGTGAGGCTCAGCCAGCTGCAGGTGGAGCTGGGCCTCCAGGAGTACGTGAAGCCCTTCCAGAACCTTAGCCAGCTCAACGTCTTCCTCATCACCCTGACCCTGATGGTGGGCACCGCCGGCCTGCCCCACGTGATCATCCGCTTCTACACCGTGCCCAAGGCCTCCGATGCCCGCTGGAGCGCCGGCTGGGCCCTGCTCTTCATCGCCCTCCTCTACACCACCGCCCCGGCGGTGGCCGTCTTCTCCAAGTACAACCTCCTGAACACCTTGGCCAACAAGCCCGTGCAGGAGGTCCAGGCCATCGACTGGGTGCAAAAGTGGAGCAAGACGGGCCTCCTGAAGCTGGACGACAAGAACGGGGACGGGGTGTACCAGATCACCGCCTCCAAGGACACCACGGAGATCACCATTGACCGGGACATCATCGTCCTCTCCACCCCGGAGGTGGCCAAGCTCTCCCCCATCGTGGTGGGCCTGGTGGCGGCGGGCGGCCTGGCTGCGGCCCTTTCCACGGCCGCGGGCCTCCTCATCGTCATGGCCAGCGCCATCAGCCACGACCTCTACACCCGCATCATCAACCCCCAGGCCTCGGAGGCCACCAAGCTGGCCATCGCCCGGGTGGTGATCCTCCTGGTCACGGTCCTGGCCGCCCCCTTCGGCATCAACCCCCCGGCCTTCATCGCCCAGCTGGTGGCCTTCGCCTTCGGCCTGGCGGCCAGCACCTTCTTCCCCGCCATCCTCCTGGGGATCTTTGACCGGCGCATGAACGCCCAGGGGGCGGTGGCGGGGATGCTGGTGGGGCTGGTCTTCACCGCCACCTACATCGTGGGCACCAGCTACCTGGGCTGGCCCCGCTTCCTCTTCGGCATCTCCCCCGAGGGCGTGGGCACCGTGGGCATGCTCCTCAACTTCCTGGTGGCCTACCTGGTCTCCCGGGCCACCCCGCCCCCGCCTGCGGAGATCCAAAAGCTGGTGGACGATATCCGCGTGCCTAAGGGGGCAGGGAAAGCCGTGGAGCACTAA
- a CDS encoding DUF4212 domain-containing protein — MSALEAYWKENLSLIRNLLLVWALVSYVLGILLAEPLNAVRVFGGPPLGFWIAQQGSIYVFVILIFYYASRMAALDRKYGFED; from the coding sequence ATGAGCGCGCTGGAGGCATACTGGAAGGAAAACCTAAGCCTTATCCGAAACCTGCTCCTCGTTTGGGCCCTGGTCTCCTATGTGCTGGGCATCCTGTTGGCGGAACCCCTGAACGCCGTGCGGGTCTTTGGCGGCCCGCCCCTGGGGTTCTGGATCGCCCAGCAGGGGAGCATCTACGTGTTCGTGATCCTCATCTTCTACTACGCCTCCCGCATGGCGGCCTTGGACCGGAAGTATGGCTTTGAGGACTAG
- a CDS encoding acetate--CoA ligase — protein sequence MAVEKLLKEEERLWAPEALRQGANLQDFWAEYRRSLEDPEGFWGEWARRFHWETPFQKVLEWNLPEHRWFLGGRTNVVYNALERNVARGLRNKVALLYLGEDGQEAKLTYGELLDRVRRLATGLKRLGVGPGDRVVLYMPLTLEGVMAMLATAYLGAIHSVVYAGLGVSALRERILDAGAKLLIAGDVSYRRGKGVDLRSIVEEAIKDLPLEVVWFQRAYKAELPPGHHDFQELLWNNPPEARAEMVEAEHPLFILYTSGSTGKPKGVVHAHGGYMVGTTYHLRTFFDAKDEDVFWATSDIGWIVGHSYIVYAPLLEGLTSVLREGAPDYPDPGAFWQVVERYRVNIMFTAPTAVRLFMKYGPEWPARYDLSSLRLVAVAGEPLNPEALRWAYRHLVEEGRRGFVADNWWQTELGGPTLGTPLNLPAKPGFAGVALPGVEAEVVDEEGRPVPPGQGGLLVLKRPFPHMMRTVWGDHGRYLQYWREVPGGVYAAGDVASRDEEGYFSVLGRADDVLNVAGHRIGTADVESALVSHPAVAEAAVIGVPDPLKGEAIKAFVVLRLGQAPSEALKESLVAHVRRELGPIATPSEVVFLDKLPKTRSGKILRRLLRARELGKDPGDLSTLEE from the coding sequence ATGGCGGTGGAAAAGCTTCTTAAGGAGGAAGAGCGGCTTTGGGCCCCCGAGGCCCTGCGCCAAGGGGCCAACCTGCAGGACTTCTGGGCGGAGTACCGGCGGAGCCTCGAGGACCCCGAGGGCTTCTGGGGGGAGTGGGCCAGGCGGTTCCATTGGGAAACGCCTTTCCAAAAGGTTCTGGAGTGGAACCTCCCCGAGCACCGCTGGTTCCTGGGAGGCAGGACCAACGTGGTCTACAACGCCCTGGAGAGGAACGTGGCCCGGGGCCTGAGGAACAAGGTGGCCCTCCTCTACCTAGGAGAGGACGGCCAGGAGGCCAAGCTCACCTATGGGGAGCTTCTGGACCGGGTACGCCGCCTAGCCACCGGGCTGAAGCGCCTAGGGGTGGGCCCGGGGGACCGGGTGGTCCTCTACATGCCCCTCACCCTCGAGGGGGTGATGGCCATGCTGGCCACCGCCTACCTGGGGGCCATCCACAGCGTGGTCTACGCCGGGCTTGGGGTTTCCGCCCTGCGGGAGAGGATCCTGGACGCCGGGGCCAAGCTCCTCATCGCCGGGGACGTGAGCTACCGCCGGGGCAAGGGGGTGGACCTCCGCTCCATCGTGGAGGAGGCCATCAAGGACCTTCCCCTGGAGGTGGTCTGGTTCCAGCGGGCCTACAAGGCGGAACTCCCCCCGGGCCACCACGACTTCCAGGAACTTCTCTGGAATAATCCCCCAGAGGCCCGGGCGGAGATGGTGGAGGCGGAACACCCCCTCTTCATCCTCTACACCTCGGGGTCCACGGGCAAACCCAAGGGGGTGGTCCACGCCCACGGGGGGTACATGGTGGGCACCACCTACCACCTGCGCACCTTCTTCGACGCCAAGGACGAGGACGTCTTCTGGGCCACCAGCGACATCGGCTGGATCGTGGGCCACTCCTACATCGTCTACGCCCCCCTCCTGGAAGGCCTCACCTCCGTCCTTCGGGAAGGGGCCCCGGACTACCCCGACCCCGGGGCCTTCTGGCAGGTGGTGGAGCGGTACCGGGTGAACATCATGTTCACCGCCCCCACCGCGGTGCGCCTCTTCATGAAGTACGGGCCCGAGTGGCCGGCCCGGTACGACCTCTCCTCCTTGCGCCTGGTGGCCGTGGCCGGCGAGCCCCTGAACCCCGAGGCCCTCCGTTGGGCCTACCGCCACCTGGTGGAGGAGGGCCGGCGGGGGTTTGTGGCCGACAACTGGTGGCAGACGGAGCTGGGCGGGCCCACCTTGGGCACCCCCTTGAACCTTCCGGCCAAACCGGGCTTCGCCGGGGTGGCCCTCCCCGGGGTGGAGGCGGAGGTGGTGGACGAGGAGGGGAGGCCCGTCCCCCCCGGCCAAGGGGGCCTCCTGGTCCTGAAGCGGCCTTTTCCCCACATGATGCGCACCGTCTGGGGGGACCACGGGCGCTACCTGCAGTACTGGCGGGAGGTGCCCGGGGGGGTGTACGCCGCTGGGGACGTGGCCAGCCGGGACGAAGAGGGGTACTTCAGCGTTCTGGGCCGGGCGGATGACGTCCTCAACGTGGCCGGGCACCGCATCGGCACCGCGGACGTGGAAAGCGCCCTGGTCTCCCACCCCGCGGTGGCCGAGGCCGCGGTGATCGGGGTGCCCGACCCCCTCAAAGGGGAGGCCATCAAGGCCTTCGTGGTGCTCCGCCTGGGGCAAGCACCCTCGGAGGCCCTGAAGGAAAGCCTGGTGGCCCACGTGCGCCGGGAACTGGGCCCCATCGCCACCCCCAGCGAGGTGGTCTTCTTGGACAAGCTCCCCAAGACCCGCTCGGGCAAGATCCTCCGCCGCCTGCTCCGGGCCCGGGAGCTGGGGAAGGACCCCGGGGACCTCTCCACCCTCGAGGAGTAA